The Glandiceps talaboti chromosome 9, keGlaTala1.1, whole genome shotgun sequence genome window below encodes:
- the LOC144439900 gene encoding carbohydrate sulfotransferase 1-like → MEGQKKAVLFVLACTLVFLCFHVYNHSDVLKTYRPSIQAFSLSSLYSKVNGDHFDTMEKQQQPSVIDLMCGGKKPGKRILIAAKARTGSTFIGQFFNQNPNILYLFEPLRVIPDMVKRDAVSEIYRSPMGAELVRNLCNCDFLTYYAYQIQRWGLAVFESRALQIICDSRRKCPDVDVQYLKEKCHSYDTMVFKSIRVDDISSMFPLLKDPCFDLNVVFLVRDPRAVASSRKHFKFHTRSYKSLLSLKLVKEAGDTTTELHPANIHDYCKWLSRNVAMIIGAPKWAKEKITVLRYEDVVTNVTQKAFDIYNYFGLKMTGEVTHWIDENTHVRDKQAKDARGSMDTKRNSSSAAQAWRSDLRIDDVMLVQDACGRVMEQLDYKVIDSEDELTDLSTSLTKPLSLNTMR, encoded by the coding sequence ATGGAGGGACAAAAGAAAGCTGTATTATTTGTACTTGCCTGTACGCTAGTGTTTTTATGTTTTCACGTGTACAATCACTCTGACGTACTCAAAACTTATCGTCCATCAATACAAGCATTCTCACTTAGCAGCTTGTACTCTAAGGTGAATGGAGACCACTTTGATACTATGGAGAAGCAACAGCAACCCTCAGTGATCGACCTTATGTGTGGAGGTAAGAAACCGGGTAAACGGATACTCATAGCTGCAAAAGCTAGGACAGGTTCAACTTTCATTGGTCAGTTCTTTAACCAGAACCCGAATATATTATATCTGTTTGAACCGCTGCGTGTTATACCAGACATGGTGAAAAGGGATGCTGTTTCAGAGATCTACCGTTCGCCCATGGGCGCAGAACTGGTACGTAATTTGTGTAACTGTGACTTCCTGACTTACTATGCCTATCAGATCCAGCGTTGGGGTCTGGCGGTTTTCGAAAGTAGAGCGCTTCAAATAATATGCGACTCGAGAAGAAAATGCCCGGATGTGGATGTACAATATTTGAAAGAGAAGTGCCATAGTTATGACACGATGGTGTTCAAAAGTATACGAGTTGACGACATTTCCAGTATGTTTCCACTTCTCAAAGATCCGTGCTTTGACCTCAACGTCGTCTTTCTTGTACGTGACCCGAGAGCAGTGGCCTCGTCCAGAAAACATTTTAAGTTTCATACGAGATCGTACAAAAGTCTTCTTTCTCTGAAGCTCGTCAAAGAAGCTGGTGACACGACGACTGAGCTACACCCAGCTAACATACACGATTATTGTAAATGGTTGTCTCGCAACGTAGCCATGATCATAGGAGCGCCAAAATGGGCCAAAGAAAAAATAACAGTTCTGAGATACGAGGATGTCGTCACCAACGTTACGCAAAAAGCTTTCGATATATATAACTACTTTGGGTTAAAAATGACAGGAGAGGTGACGCACTGGATTGACGAAAATACCCACGTTAGAGATAAGCAGGCAAAAGATGCACGAGGTTCCATGGATACCAAACGAAACTCTTCAAGTGCCGCACAGGCATGGCGATCAGACCTCCGTATAGATGACGTCATGTTAGTGCAAGATGCGTGTGGTAGAGTAATGGAACAATTGGATTACAAGGTCATTGACAGTGAGGATGAACTGACTGACTTGTCAACATCACTAACCAAACCTTTGTCATTAAACACTATGAggtga
- the LOC144439899 gene encoding carbohydrate sulfotransferase 1-like, with protein sequence MHRPHVENFTCAGRIPQKRIIIAAKARTGSTFFGELFNQNRRIFYVFEPLFVTLDMLAKDGISEFYRQQMSVEILNNLVNCDFLTYLVYEFQNWVFATAYSKAINAICELKGDCQDLGVAYLKMKCEEYDTMVIKTIRVEDMSTLFPNNSKDRCLDLHGILYVRDPRAVALSRKRFQFHHMAYESLQGIEIDEGSVINEKKAEMLQHVQYYCKWVSRNTAFVKKAPKLVREKLTILRYEDLVANVTHKTLELYNTFGLEVSQDVFNWIEENTNASSEQDMAGIGTMITKRNSSAVAQAWRSKLSMDEVRLVQETCGDVMDHLGYTLIKNEKELSDLSIQLVKPFSLG encoded by the coding sequence ATGCATCGTCCACACGTGGAGAACTTCACATGTGCGGGTCGGATCCCCCAAAAACGCATAATCATAGCTGCGAAGGCGAGAACTGGTTCGACGTTTTTTGGTGAGTTGTTTAACCAAAACAGACGTATATTTTATGTCTTTGAACCACTGTTTGTCACTCTAGATATGTTGGCCAAAGATGGTATATCGGAGTTCTACCGTCAACAGATGTCTGTCGAGATTCTGAACAACCTGGTTAACTGTGATTTTTTGACATATCTTGTTTATGAATTCCAAAATTGGGTATTTGCGACGGCATACAGCAAAGCCATTAACGCGATATGCGAATTAAAAGGAGATTGCCAGGATTTAGGGGTGGcgtatttgaaaatgaaatgtgaagAGTACGATACAATGGTTATTAAGACCATAAGGGTAGAAGATATGTCCACTTTGTTTCCGAATAATAGTAAAGACCGCTGCCTGGACTTACACGGAATTCTGTATGTACGTGACCCGAGAGCGGTCGCGTTGTCGAGAAAACGTTTCCAATTTCACCACATGGCGTACGAAAGTTTACAAGGCATTGAGATTGATGAGGGGTCGGTAATCAACGAGAAGAAAGCCGAAATGCTGCAACACGTACAGTACTATTGCAAGTGGGTCTCACGAAACACAGCATTCGTCAAAAAGGCGCCAAAATTGGTGAGAGAAAAATTAACTATTTTAAGGTACGAAGATCTCGTAGCCAATGTTACACACAAAACATTAGAGTTGTACAATACATTTGGACTGGAAGTTTCCCAAGACGTTTTCAACTGGATTGAAGAAAATACTAATGCAAGTTCAGAGCAGGACATGGCAGGCATCGGTACGATGATAACGAAACGAAACTCGTCTGCTGTCGCTCAAGCATGGCGATCCAAATTAAGTATGGATGAAGTCAGACTTGTTCAGGAAACGTGTGGTGACGTAATGGATCATTTAGGATATACGTTGATTAAAAACGAAAAAGAACTGTCCGATTTGTCTATACAGTTAGTAAAGCCCTTCTCATTAGGATAA
- the LOC144439898 gene encoding carbohydrate sulfotransferase 1-like: MNNHYGMSTTVAIPGILQNVTPIVFYNSTVKTDIMDYNFKRGSSVTTSGTKKRIKILLVGKARYGSTFLGQFINYHPEILYIFEPIRTIHFMAKFGAIPESLIDAGAVEILRSLYNCEFPSYFIHHNIRNWKLGVYNSRVIRLFCGGVTECSSRDLDEFPDLCALYEYLAIKVIRLTSLGLLEPIITKDKHDLKVIFLVRDPRGVASSRRTMKFPPRQRNESLVNLKLVGEPGSDPKDLHKENINYDCHWLRENLNIIEKPPDWLKGRVMFLRHEDVAMNTGKVVDGIYDFLRIEKHKDIGDLIETFTKSVDSQTDNNMETRRNSTDVVHSWRKNTSFTDVLAIQDVCDDVMERLGYRLIKSEDELTNIEQFQIF, encoded by the coding sequence ATGAACAACCATTATGGCATGAGCACCACCGTTGCTATCCCTGGCATTCTACAAAACGTGACACCAATCGTGTTTTATAATTCCACTGTCAAAACAGACATTATGGACTACAATTTCAAACGCGGTAGTAGTGTTACAACTTCCGGTACTAAGAAAAGGATAAAAATATTACTAGTGGGTAAGGCGCGATATGGATCAACGTTTCTCGGTCAGTTTATTAACTACCATCCTGAAATTCTGTACATCTTTGAACCGATTCGGACGATTCATTTTATGGCTAAATTCGGTGCAATTCCAGAGAGTCTGATTGACGCTGGTGCGGTGGAAATACTACGTAGTTTATACAACTGTGAATTTCCTTCGTATTTCATTCACCATAATATTCGTAACTGGAAACTTGGGGTTTATAACAGCCGTGTGATTCGTCTGTTTTGTGGCGGTGTCACTGAGTGTAGTTCACGTGACCTAGATGAATTCCCTGACCTCTGTGCGTTGTATGAATATCTGGCGATTAAGGTCATTCGACTAACAAGTCTTGGCTTATTGGAACCAATCATAACGAAAGACAAACATGATTTGAAAGTAATCTTCCTTGTACGTGACCCACGAGGAGTGGCATCTTCTCGGAGAACCATGAAGTTTCCTCCAAGACAGCGAAACGAAAGTTTAGTTAATTTAAAACTAGTCGGAGAACCCGGATCAGATCCTAAAGATTTGCATAAAGAAAACATAAACTACGACTGTCATTGGTTGAGagaaaatttgaatattatcgAGAAGCCGCCTGATTGGTTGAAAGGTAGGGTGATGTTTCTCCGACACGAAGATGTTGCGATGAATACGGGAAAAGTTGTGGATGGGATTTATGATTTTTTGAGGATAGAGAAACACAAAGATATCGGAGACTTGATAGAAACATTTACAAAGTCAGTCGACAGTCAAACAGATAACAATATGGAAACTCGTAGGAATTCTACTGATGTCGTACATTCTTGGAGGAAGAACACGAGTTTCACTGACGTACTCGCCATTCAGGATGTATGTGATGACGTCATGGAAAGGTTGGGATATCGATTGATAAAAAGTGAGGATGAACTGACAAATATAGAACAGTTTCAGATATTTTAG